In one window of Clavelina lepadiformis chromosome 4, kaClaLepa1.1, whole genome shotgun sequence DNA:
- the LOC143451576 gene encoding extracellular matrix protein 2-like, which yields MASIAKKIRVMLQCILFVILTRKTDSCPSMCTCDYYAAVHTVVCDSQDLYELPERIPEWSTSMNLDGNYLSQLDLTAFNTTVYFEKFRIRYNRIDDIVLTNDPHATMLGLRGACNAISATFPRLTHVNLRGNLLQKLPKCLFSAWPVLKVLNIDENRVRRIKDLNIANHITYSDSLEELSLKGNQIQALTYSELYTPLSALRKLKVLDLSENAIRKIEGLVFMFMSDLQEIKLQDNQIRILPNFAFMTMGRKVQAIHLQRNRIEFIANAAFAGLPALTTLNLGDNAIQCLLPQSISTCVPPPAFQSTMELSPLNSVEHRYADIDLHLLRQLDVQGNRWRCDCNLKLFVQNEIMRRIARPVSRMPCEFPTALRGQPLSSALTRLEHCGNE from the exons ATGGCATCAATAGCAAAGAAAATCAGGGTTATGTTGCAGTGCATACTCTTTGTCATTCTGACCCGAAAAACAGACAGTTGCCCTTCAATGTGCACCTGCGATTACTACGCAGCTGTTCACACAGTAGTCTGTGACAGCCAAGACTTATATGAGCTTCCTGAACGTATACCAGAATGGAGCACCAGCATGAACTTGGACGGCAATTACTTATCGCAGCTCGATCTGACGGCGTTCAACACGACTgtgtattttgaaaaatttcggATCAGGTACAATCGGATCGATGATATTGTTCTAACAAATGATCCCCATGCCACAATGTTGGGTTTACGGGGGGCGTGTAACGCCATATCGGCCACATTTCCGCGTCTTACTCATGTCAATCTGCGGGGAAATTTGCTGCAAAAACTacccaaatgtttattttcagcttgGCCGGTTTTAAAAGTGCTGAATATTGACGAAAACCGAGTGAGAAGAATCAAGGATTTAAACATAGCAAATCACATAACATACAGTGATAGTCTCGAAGAATTATCGTTGAAAGGAAATCAAATACAAGCGCTAACTTATTCGGAGTTGTACACACCATTAAGTGCCCttagaaaattaaaagtacTTGACCTTAGCGAGAATGCGATACGCAAAATTGAAGGACTGGTATTTATGTTCATGTCCGATCTTCAAGAGATTAAACTACAGGACAACCAAATCAG GATATTGCCGAACTTTGCATTTATGACAATGGGAAGAAAAGTACAGGCAATTCATCTCCAGCGAAACCGAATTGAATTCATAGCTAACGCTGCGTTTGCTGGCCTCCCGGCACTCACAACACTAAACCTCGGAGACAATGCTATTCAGTGTTTACTGCCACAATCCATCAGCACCTGTGTTCCCCCACCTGCATTTCAATCAACGATGGAGCTGTCACCACTTAACAGCGTTGAGCACAGATATGCTGATATTGACTTGCACTTACTAAGACAACTCGATGTACAAGGTAATCGCTGGAGATGTGACtgcaatttaaaattattcgtCCAAAACGAAATCATGCGCAGAATTGCCCGCCCGGTATCTAGGATGCCCTGTGAATTTCCCACAGCACTAAGAGGACAACCACTATCTAGTGCCTTAACACGGCTGGAACATTGCGGGAATGAATGA